One Kangiella geojedonensis DNA segment encodes these proteins:
- a CDS encoding M23 family metallopeptidase, whose product MKLQHVYISLGLVSAIAIGTYTPASEAYTKTSIAVTDNKTEVTQAVNDALTKQQIVYDYDEMLNFDLESYLQEKAPHLLEHAEVISHYAGYSSISPKLLIALMEQESGVVTDSKTVAKLDRPFGVLSSKVGFRQQVEDISSKLAVEFYKGHSFADTGINEKLTTDRDAVKAVKAILLPKYSSNADQALKPNETAHSKAVIAVGQTYNKLFGNADYQVKATTASQSKIANIDNYFQLPYLVGETWRNGGTHTNTGSGSYPQSSLDFNDGGRWGDNLNHIWVTAAAPGTVKYHSSCFMEVIHDDGWSTTYYHLENIQYGSNTSVNRNAKIANYADSYNQALCNGGQSSGPHLHFSLKRNGQFYHLDGIKLSGYKVDTGRDSYDGDCNYFWLERGGQKYCAWSNVYNYGVSATPPGGGDTYTGYLNNGGSAIEPDGSWFYYNGGTISVDMTGPSSSDFDIKLERWNGNGWSQVAISETPTSVESINYSANAGYYRVIVYSYSGAGNYSVTIDK is encoded by the coding sequence ATGAAACTACAACATGTCTATATCAGCTTAGGGCTGGTTAGTGCTATAGCTATCGGCACCTACACACCAGCAAGTGAAGCATATACAAAAACATCGATCGCGGTAACTGACAATAAAACAGAAGTCACACAAGCCGTTAATGATGCTTTAACCAAGCAGCAAATCGTCTATGATTATGACGAAATGCTAAACTTCGATCTAGAAAGTTATTTGCAAGAAAAAGCTCCGCATTTATTGGAGCATGCTGAAGTGATCTCCCATTATGCAGGGTATTCGTCAATTAGCCCTAAATTGCTTATAGCTCTAATGGAGCAAGAGAGCGGTGTTGTTACTGACAGTAAAACCGTGGCGAAACTGGATCGTCCTTTTGGTGTTTTATCCAGTAAAGTCGGTTTTCGTCAGCAGGTGGAAGATATCAGTTCAAAGTTGGCTGTAGAGTTCTATAAAGGACACTCGTTCGCCGATACCGGAATTAATGAAAAACTGACAACCGACCGCGATGCAGTTAAAGCCGTTAAGGCGATTTTGTTGCCAAAATACAGCTCAAATGCAGACCAAGCGTTGAAGCCCAATGAAACGGCACACAGTAAAGCCGTGATAGCGGTCGGCCAAACTTACAATAAACTGTTTGGCAATGCCGATTATCAAGTCAAGGCCACCACTGCGAGCCAGTCGAAAATTGCTAATATCGACAATTACTTTCAATTACCTTATCTGGTCGGTGAAACGTGGCGTAACGGTGGTACTCATACCAATACTGGTAGTGGTAGTTACCCGCAATCATCGTTAGACTTTAATGACGGTGGTCGCTGGGGCGATAACTTAAATCATATCTGGGTAACTGCGGCAGCACCTGGCACAGTGAAGTATCACTCATCATGTTTCATGGAAGTGATCCATGATGATGGTTGGTCTACAACTTATTATCACCTTGAAAATATTCAGTACGGTAGTAACACCAGTGTTAATCGGAATGCTAAAATTGCTAATTATGCTGATAGCTACAACCAAGCCTTGTGTAATGGAGGCCAATCGAGTGGCCCACATCTACACTTTTCTTTAAAGCGAAACGGTCAGTTCTATCATTTAGACGGGATTAAACTGTCTGGCTACAAGGTCGATACGGGGCGTGATAGCTATGACGGTGACTGTAACTATTTTTGGCTAGAAAGAGGCGGGCAAAAGTATTGCGCTTGGTCAAATGTATACAACTATGGTGTGTCTGCAACCCCTCCAGGTGGTGGTGATACCTACACAGGTTATCTCAATAATGGCGGCAGTGCTATTGAGCCTGATGGGAGCTGGTTCTACTATAATGGTGGTACTATATCGGTCGATATGACGGGGCCAAGCAGTTCAGACTTTGATATCAAGCTTGAGCGCTGGAACGGTAATGGCTGGTCTCAGGTGGCTATATCTGAAACACCGACCTCTGTGGAGAGTATTAACTACAGTGCTAACGCTGGCTATTATCGAGTTATTGTTTACTCGTATTCAGGAGCTGGCAACTACAGTGTCACTATTGATAAATAG
- a CDS encoding cold-shock protein, whose translation MSKVTGTVKWFNESKGFGFIEQQAGEDVFVHFRAIQGDGFKTLAEGQQVEFEIEQGPKGAQAANVTKV comes from the coding sequence ATGTCAAAAGTAACTGGTACAGTTAAGTGGTTCAACGAGTCTAAAGGTTTTGGTTTCATCGAGCAGCAAGCTGGCGAAGACGTATTCGTACACTTCCGCGCTATTCAAGGTGACGGCTTCAAAACTTTAGCAGAAGGCCAACAGGTTGAGTTCGAAATCGAGCAAGGCCCTAAAGGCGCTCAAGCTGCTAACGTTACTAAAGTATAA
- a CDS encoding DsbA family protein has translation MTVKLFYFHDPMCSWCWGFAPTWERLQARLTQELEYSLNIEYILGGLAPDSDLPMPQEMQETLQSYWRHIETLLGTQFNYDFWTKCQPRRSTYPACRAVLAASQQNHEKHMIRAIQEAYYLRAMNPSDTSTLEQLARELELNTEQFARDLRSPETEQLLKQQIEQYRNLSANGFPSLVLAFDSELIPIAIDYQRDETMFAMIKDTLKEKLK, from the coding sequence ATGACTGTAAAACTCTTTTATTTTCATGATCCTATGTGCAGTTGGTGCTGGGGGTTTGCACCAACGTGGGAGCGCCTGCAAGCACGCTTAACTCAAGAACTCGAGTATAGCTTAAATATTGAATATATTCTTGGTGGTTTGGCCCCTGATAGCGACCTTCCCATGCCTCAAGAGATGCAGGAAACCCTACAAAGCTACTGGCGACATATCGAAACATTGTTAGGCACCCAGTTTAACTATGACTTTTGGACCAAATGCCAGCCGAGACGTAGCACCTACCCTGCCTGTCGCGCGGTACTTGCCGCTAGCCAACAAAACCATGAAAAACACATGATTCGCGCCATACAGGAAGCCTATTATTTAAGGGCTATGAACCCATCTGATACCTCCACACTGGAGCAATTAGCTCGTGAACTTGAACTTAACACCGAACAATTTGCACGAGACTTGCGTTCCCCAGAGACCGAGCAATTACTTAAGCAACAAATTGAGCAATATAGAAATCTTTCAGCAAACGGCTTCCCTTCCTTAGTGCTAGCCTTTGATTCAGAGCTTATTCCTATAGCAATCGATTACCAGCGCGATGAAACCATGTTTGCTATGATAAAAGACACCCTAAAAGAAAAACTTAAGTAA
- a CDS encoding DUF1801 domain-containing protein, with protein MAKADNKTKPTQQSVTDFLNQVEHKQKRTDSFAILEMMKAQTGLEPKMWGDSIIGFGDYRYKYASGREGDWFLVGFSPRKQNLTLYIMAGINQYPELLKKLGKHKTSKACLYINKLADVDTSVLEDIIKKSAQYTAKHQSGC; from the coding sequence ATGGCTAAAGCAGACAACAAAACCAAACCTACACAGCAGTCGGTCACAGATTTTTTAAATCAAGTCGAGCATAAGCAAAAGCGCACTGATAGCTTCGCTATTCTGGAAATGATGAAAGCGCAAACTGGCTTAGAGCCTAAAATGTGGGGAGATAGCATTATCGGCTTTGGAGATTACCGGTATAAGTACGCCAGTGGGCGTGAGGGTGACTGGTTTTTAGTGGGCTTTTCGCCCAGGAAACAAAACCTAACGCTTTATATTATGGCAGGTATCAACCAATACCCAGAACTACTGAAAAAGCTAGGTAAGCATAAAACCAGTAAAGCCTGCTTATACATTAATAAACTAGCGGACGTTGATACATCGGTTTTAGAGGATATTATTAAGAAATCAGCGCAATATACGGCGAAGCATCAGTCTGGATGCTGA
- the trxB gene encoding thioredoxin-disulfide reductase, with protein sequence MSDTRHIKCLILGSGPAGYSAAVYAARANLEPAIITGLQQGGQLTTTTDVDNWPGDNEGVQGPDLMIRMQKHAERFGTEMIFDHINEVDLKNKPYTLKGDSGTYTCDALIICTGASAKYLGLPSEEAFMGKGVSACATCDGFFYKNQKVAVVGGGNTAVEEALYLSNLASEVHLIHRRDELRAEKILQDKLFEKAENGNVVLHWHRTLEEVVGDDMGVTGLRMKSTKDDSIEELELQGVFIAIGHKPNTDIFEGQLEMKDGYIQVQSGLKGNATATSVEGVFAAGDVSDNVYRQAVTSAGTGCMAALDAEKFLDQ encoded by the coding sequence ATGAGCGATACGCGCCATATAAAGTGCTTAATTCTTGGTTCTGGTCCAGCAGGATACAGTGCCGCTGTTTACGCAGCACGTGCGAACCTCGAACCAGCCATCATCACAGGCCTACAGCAAGGTGGTCAGCTAACCACAACCACTGACGTTGATAACTGGCCTGGCGATAACGAAGGTGTTCAAGGGCCTGACTTGATGATTCGCATGCAAAAGCACGCTGAGCGCTTCGGGACGGAGATGATCTTTGACCACATCAATGAAGTGGACCTAAAGAACAAGCCTTACACTTTAAAAGGCGATAGCGGTACTTATACCTGTGACGCTTTAATTATTTGTACAGGTGCTTCTGCTAAATACCTTGGCCTTCCTTCTGAAGAAGCATTCATGGGTAAAGGGGTTTCAGCTTGCGCAACTTGCGACGGTTTCTTCTATAAGAACCAAAAAGTTGCCGTCGTTGGTGGTGGTAATACGGCAGTCGAAGAAGCACTGTACTTGTCTAACCTAGCCAGCGAAGTTCACTTGATTCACCGTCGGGATGAGTTGCGTGCAGAAAAAATTCTACAAGACAAGCTTTTCGAGAAAGCTGAAAACGGTAATGTCGTATTACACTGGCACCGCACCTTGGAAGAAGTTGTCGGCGATGACATGGGTGTTACCGGCCTACGCATGAAAAGCACTAAAGACGATTCCATTGAAGAGCTAGAATTACAAGGCGTTTTCATCGCCATTGGTCACAAGCCAAATACCGATATTTTTGAAGGTCAGCTTGAAATGAAAGATGGTTATATTCAGGTACAAAGTGGCTTAAAAGGTAATGCAACGGCTACGTCTGTTGAAGGTGTATTCGCCGCGGGCGATGTTTCAGATAACGTCTATCGCCAAGCAGTGACCTCTGCCGGTACCGGCTGTATGGCCGCGCTAGATGCTGAAAAGTTTCTTGACCAGTAA
- a CDS encoding acyl-CoA desaturase: protein MSVSKSVSEQQPNQQPTQEGRPIWTNIIFFGLSFLIAVTVVPWYGFEYGFHWSTWLWATGLWLFSSTSISMGYHRLWSHRAYEANGLLRGFLAFGGCLALQNSALHWASDHRIHHKHVDHDEKDPYSASLGFWHSHIGWILKRRNEARYDEQYDRCPDLKRDPIVMFQHKYYWILSVALNVLIPAILGLAYGMFWEMMLVAGVFRLVWSHHLTFFINSLAHIWGSRPYTEENSARDNFVLAVLTGGEGYHNYHHKFQYDYRNGISWWHFDPSKWWIKAFSWVGITKNLKVVPKDKIERAKAQTLLLKAKEKTAHLPNAEEIMQKLHDEYDKLVLNMTEFYEAKKAWVEAKKADIAHEIAEEKKHLIENYEQFKLKLEEQKLSWMKLAKQYA, encoded by the coding sequence ATGTCAGTATCAAAATCGGTTTCTGAACAGCAACCGAATCAGCAACCTACGCAAGAAGGCCGTCCTATTTGGACGAATATCATTTTCTTTGGCTTAAGTTTTCTAATCGCAGTAACCGTCGTACCTTGGTATGGTTTCGAATATGGTTTCCACTGGTCTACATGGCTGTGGGCTACAGGACTTTGGCTATTTTCAAGTACATCTATTTCTATGGGTTACCATAGATTATGGTCACACCGAGCCTATGAAGCGAATGGCTTGTTACGTGGATTTTTAGCGTTTGGTGGCTGTTTAGCTTTACAGAATAGTGCTTTGCACTGGGCTTCGGATCATCGTATACATCATAAACATGTTGATCATGATGAGAAAGACCCTTACTCAGCGAGCTTAGGCTTTTGGCACTCACACATTGGGTGGATTTTAAAACGCCGCAACGAGGCGCGTTATGATGAGCAATACGACCGTTGCCCAGATTTAAAGCGTGATCCTATCGTAATGTTTCAACATAAGTATTATTGGATTTTAAGTGTCGCGCTGAATGTTTTGATCCCTGCGATTTTAGGACTTGCATACGGCATGTTCTGGGAGATGATGTTAGTAGCGGGTGTGTTCCGCTTAGTATGGTCACATCACCTAACGTTCTTTATTAACTCGCTAGCTCACATTTGGGGCTCACGTCCTTATACTGAAGAAAATTCAGCGCGTGACAATTTTGTCCTTGCCGTTTTAACGGGTGGAGAGGGTTATCACAACTACCACCACAAGTTTCAGTATGATTATCGCAACGGCATTAGCTGGTGGCACTTTGACCCATCAAAATGGTGGATTAAAGCCTTTAGCTGGGTTGGTATCACAAAGAATTTGAAAGTTGTACCAAAAGATAAAATTGAGCGTGCGAAAGCTCAAACGTTACTACTCAAGGCAAAAGAGAAAACAGCTCACTTGCCGAACGCTGAAGAAATTATGCAAAAGCTACACGATGAATATGACAAGCTGGTGCTTAATATGACTGAGTTCTATGAAGCCAAGAAAGCTTGGGTTGAAGCTAAAAAAGCTGATATTGCTCATGAGATTGCAGAAGAGAAGAAGCACCTTATCGAAAACTATGAGCAGTTCAAACTTAAGTTAGAAGAGCAAAAACTTAGCTGGATGAAATTGGCCAAGCAATACGCTTAA